ACTTTTCAAGAACGAAAGATGAGCAACTCCATTCTGGTAGAGGTTCTTTCATTGGAGAATTTTTGAGCTGCAGTAATCCTTTTAACGCTGCGTACACATACAGGGGTTACACGTGTAGGGGATTAAAACCACAGTTAAGTTATAGGTTGAAGGGGCTGTTAAGGACTTCAGGCAACATCTAAATAAACACTCCGTTCTTTTCTCTGTTCCACATCTGGGAGCCTCCTGTATAGCAGCTGTTGCTCTAGGTGCTAGAGGTACGCAGAGGAACTGGACAAgggcaagaaaaacaaaggacCCCTTTCGAAGAACTAGCATTCTCTTGGAAGAGACAAGCTTGTGGTGAGAAGTGTATTTGTGAAATCTACGAGGGCGGGGGAGGAGCGCAGTACTGAAACGGGTGATCCTTTCTTGATTTCTTATTGGGTTCTGGCCTGAAAGGCGACCATATAGTCAGTTGAGATTACTGCAGTGATTAACATTCCAGGAAGAGAAGCCAGCCTGTGAAGAACCATGGCGTTGAGACAGGGTGAGTGGTGAGATTAATAAACAGGATAGTTGGAGAGTTGATTTTTGGCCAGATTCTTAAGTCCCTGTATGGAATTTAGGCTTAAGAAAATTATCATTAGGCACTGCAAATACCCTCTTGCAGCTGAGACTAATGGGAAGAACTGGTTAAAAAACTAATTACAGCAAAGAGTGAGAGAGTAGTGATGAGAGATACAGATGTTGTGAGAGCAGACAATAAGGGGACTTTATGTAGTCCTATGTTAGAGGAGATGATTTGAAGTTACTCTGAGGAAGACAAAAATGTAACGGAAAGAGAGATCGCATATGCGAAAGCTTGAAATGGCGAAAAAATCAGAAGGATTTCAGGAACTGAAAGTTGTGCATTTTGCCTGTGTGAGGGAGAGAGTTGTGGGTGGCATGTAATGAACCTTGAAAGGCAGTTTATATTATGACAGCCTACAACCGAAtcagaacttttaaaaacagGCGATATACAGACAGTCTGAAATCAAATGCTTCTGATTTCTATTGCGTGCTCTAGGCTAATTGTTTTCTCTCTAAGTATGAGTTTACCTTAGTCTTCTGGATTTAGTGATTACAATATAAGGTAAAATAGGTAAGGGCTTTTAAGAGAACATCTCACTTATTTCCTGTGCACTAAGGGGGAACAGATCACCTTTgcagaacttgaaaaaaaatggaaagtgcGACCTTTGATCTCAGATgggctttctttcctcttttcagtGGCTTGGTAGTGAGCTGCTCGGCTGCACCGAATCTTCTTTGTGGTGGGGCTGCGGGCTGCAAGACATCTTGCTTGGCAAgttttaaacataagttttacCCGGAAGAAAGCTTGTAAAATTGTAAATGCCTCAGAACCTTTTCATCTTCCTGTGATTCtggaagaaatccaaaatacCAATCGTTTAACTACATGCTTCTACAGAACCTGAATCTTAAGCCCTGTTCACTTTGTACTATTAGATTCTATAGTAGATTAATAAGGACTAACACCTTGTCATCTCATCGCTGAGCTTTTGTCTAAGATAGTCTCTGAATTTAGAACTGGGATGAAAGTATACATAATAGGctattataaaatttttagaattggATTTCTAAACTTGGGGTCAGTGAATCTAGCAGGCTCAAGCAGTGTTCTCAGGTTTTTCTGGCACAGACAAGGAATgtaagaggaggagaggaaaggagagatggTAGTGGGAGAGAATagaatgagagaagagaaaaaatatggaATTAATAGTGAAAGGAAACGTGAAGTATTATAAGATTTTCTTGGAAAAATTGGCATTTCAGTGATAGATCAAAGATGACTAATGAGACAAAATACTactattacataaatatttaatgttttaatgatTTGAGGATAAAAGGATATCTGATGGCATTCATACTAAATGCTGTAGTGTTGATGTTGGAGAGAGGGATAATGTATCAAGACAGAGCAGACAGACCCCTTTACAATGAGAGCAGAAGATACGTTGTTTACTGATTCTACTTTCCCACAAAATGCTAATGCTTTTATAAGTCCCTACTCTTTATTTTCTAGATTAACTCTTGTTTCTTCCCTTAAACAGGATTATGGAagacaggcaaaaataaaaaataaaaaaaggttttttttaaagcaaccatCTATGTCTTTATCAGGTTTCTTTAGCACTTTCATTCTGAAGATATTATCAAGGTGGAAATCAGGGCCTCTGCCCTACATGGATCTCCTTCATTGaattgtatctttcttttttttttttttttttttttgagacggagtctcgctctgtcgcccaggctggagtgcagtggccggatctcagctcactgcaagctccgcctcccgggtccacgccattctcctgcctcagccttcccgagtagctgggactacaggcgcccgccatctcgcccggctaattttttgtattttttaagtggagacggggtttcactgtgttagccaggatggtctcgacctcctgaccttgtgatccgcccgcctcggcctcccaaagtgctgggattacaggcttgagccaccgcgcccggcctgaattgtATCTTCATGCCTGATTAATGGCATATTTTAGGCAAAAGCACCCAGGTATACTATATTTGACTCTGAATATGTAGGCCTCCGAGGTTTATTAACTGAACTAGTACGTGACTTTGACAGCTTCCCTAGACTGGAAGCATTCCTAAGGAACCCTGAGCTCTAGTCTATTTGGCCTTCTTAGAATGGGACACTTCCCAAATTGAAGGCAGCCGTAGGttgcagaggagagaggagggagaaagggagagagggagaaagcaaGTTCCCTTTGTTGCCTCAGTAAATAGAATGCAGAAGGGAGGGGCACATTAAGTCAAGTCTTATCTCAATACATACTGGGTAAATTGCCTTTCATTCTGAGAAAGTTATAGAAAATGTGTCAGGTTATCCTTAACTCATAATACCTAATAGCCTTGTGAGAAAAATCTGTTCAAATAGTTAAAGTAGGAAGAATACCACTAACCAGACccttataaaatatgtattatatatagatatgtagaaTGACTTTGTATTGTCTAttaacctcatttttttttttttttttttttttgagaaggtgtctcgctctgtcacccaggctggagtgcagtggcgtgacctcggctcactgcaagctccgcctcccgggttcacgccattctcctgcctcagccttctgaatagctgggactacaggcgcccaccaccatgcctggctaattttttgtatttttagtagagacggggtttcaccgtgttagccaggatggtctcgatctcctgacctcgtgatccgcccgcctcggtctcccaaagtgctgggattacaggcgtgagccaccgcgcccggctattaacctcatttcttaaaaagtgttaatatttttattagtgatGCAGTAGAGATTATGTTGCATACAAACCCGTTTTGTAAATATGAATAAAACCAGACAAGTAGCTCTTGCCCTCCTTTTCTGAAGAGCAGAGATTGCTCAGCTAGGAGCGATGGAGAAGTTGTGGATCTTGGGCAAGCTGACCAGAGGCTAGTGAAAGATTATTTGGTTATGATACCCTCACTTGTAGCTACACCCCtgggtttgcatttttaaagtaccCAAGAGTGAAAtagttcttctttctctttctttgagacagtctctcgctctgtcaccgtggctggagtgcagcggtacgatctcagctcactgcagtttctgtctcctgggttcaagctattctcctgcctcagcctcccgagtagctaggattacaggtgtgtgccactacacctggctaatttttgtatttttagtagagatagggtttcgccatgttggccaggctggtcttgaactcctgacctcaggtgatctgccttctttggtctcccagagtgctggcattacaggtgtgagccactacacccggcctgaaatagttctctttttcttattttgtaaatatagatTTTATCTTTAGTTTAGAAAATGATGACTAGGTACCCATATAGTAATTACCTATATAGTAATAATCACAATATGTGTCATTAAGTTCCAcaaaaatttaatgtaaaattctGTGTTAAGAGCTGTGAGTAAGATGCAGTCCCTGTCCTGACCAGCCCTAAAATGCTACAGCTTATCTCATATGTACCTTTCTGTTATGTTTTCTGGTTGTGCATGATTTTCTAAGAAATATCATTACCTTTAATAAGGACCCTTGCTTAGCTGCCAGACTTGTCAACAAAGAAATTTCAGACATCTATAGGTTGTAATTATTGTCAGTGGCTACTGATGCAATATGTAAAGCAGAGTTCTTAAGAAACTAGTTTTACAACTGGCAGTTTAGGAGATTGGAAGGAATTCCTggacaggaagaaaatatttcctgaGAAGTAAATGTAATGTAGCACACATATATAGAGAGTGAAATGCATAAGATGagtttaaagaaaacaaagtaaataacTGTGGATGACATTATCTAGGTTAAGAAATAGAATATACCCGTATTCTGAAACTTAACTTTTTCAGCACTGGTTAGGTGACTCAactgatatttttcttcattcttcacatctgtgtttcttttctttctggtgaAATGCAATGTAACATAAATTTCAACTCAGTGAACAAAAGTCATTTGTTATAGAAGTAATATATAGCTGTGAAACACTAGTATTGCACTGTTTCATAACTAAAAATTCTGGTTACACATATGTAGGATAATTCtggttttatatatgtgtatgtgagtATATACATTTGATATTTACTCCCTAGCAAAGCTGGTATGTTGCTTGATTTTGGTTGTACTTCtgcttagaattttaaaaattagaatgaaggGCAATAAAGCATCATAATTCCATGCACTGATTTAATGTTATTGGATCCATTTGTACCTAAAGAAAATCCTTAGACTACATGATAAAAGTTtgctggtggaaaaaaaaaaaagatatccttTCATTAAGACTATACATTAAGTTTAATGGAACTCTCTAGTAGAGCTCAATAAAAGGAGAGACTTTGCTCTATTTTCTATTAgatatttgagttatttttgctttatgtgTGAATACTTTGTTTCTCTGACAAAACTGCAAACGTTTAAAGatgttttgtttctctctgaAATAGCTAACAATGGGGTGATCACTAATAGGAATTCAATAAATAGCCGTTGAATTGCTACAGAACTACCTCTCACCAAATGCTCttaacatatacatatgtgtctaTACACTTGGATCCCATTTCTTGACCAGAAAAGTctacatataaatgtaaatttaatggTCCATATGCCAAGAAACTaataactgtttttatttctgagaatGCAGCTAAATGTCTACTTACCTACTTTAAATAATCCAATAAAGAATACCatcctgttttaaaatatttgtcttaaTTGCTAATCCAgttactatgtttttaaaattttgcctttaaaaaagtaaaggaaacttCAGAACTCATTTTGAATGacatattttggtatattttcctatttttctcacAGACTTTGACCACTGAACTTTGTTCTAAGGGTAGTGAAAAGGGAGGTGAAACAGAAAGAATAGTGGTTGAGTGTGGGAGGGTTATGGTTATGAATGGAGATTACAAAcataaacttaataataaatacatcCTGCCATGAGAATATAGGTGTTgctgatgaaaagagtcaaactgtaaaatattttaagagatttattctgagccaaatatgagtgaccatggcctgtaaCACAGCCCtcaggtcctgagaacatgtgcccaaggtggctaGGGTACAACttggttttacatattttaggaaggcatgaaacatcaatcaaattcatttaagaaatacattggtttggttcagaaaggagGGACAGCTTAAAGCGGGGgtgcttccaggctataggtaaatttaaacttTCTGGTTGACAGTTGGTTGAATTTGTCTAAAGACTGGGATCCATAGAAAGGGATGTTCAGGTTAAAGATaaagggttgtggagaccaagtttttTTGTGCAGAGGAATAGACCTGAATTTTCTATGCTTatcactttatttctccttcagggtaaaatatttataaatacagttCTCTGTGCGTTAGAGCAAGAAAACTCTCAACAAAAGAATTTGTCCTTGCCCAGGAAAGTTTTGCTTTCCAGTTAAAGAGAGATAGTTTATTTGACCAGGATAGCTCATTTTCTAATAATAGTAGATAACTAATGGTAATAATTTCAGAAATACTTCCTTTCCATAGACAGAACTTTTACTTCCCTCTGGGAAAGCAAGGAAATAGGTCTTTGAACCAGACTGCAGTTTTGGGTAATGGAGCTATATAAGGGAAAGAGATAAGTTAAATATGGGGAATAATATTCAGTGAGTGAAAATCATATTTGCAGGAACATTATTCAAATgaatcatttgtttaaaattaaataatttattatttaagtaTATGGCAGTAatttttggcatttaaaaattttatttagttttacagTATCCTCTCATTCTTCTGCATGCCCAGTAATTTTATATAGTACTGGTAAAGTACCTATTATTGCACTAAATTAGGTGGTGAGAACATCTGTGATATAAGCTTTCATTCTGCCTTTATTATGTCACTAAACATTTCCATGTTCTAATtagattcttttattttgaagtttattttaaaaatcttgcaaGGTCCCTTGAGTTGACTGAAAATATCCTGGAATGTTGCAAAATCATGTTTGGTCATTGTTCCCTCTAGCTTTCTAGTTCTTCAGGAGGCCTTAGATACCTTAAAATCTGTTAATGCCATAGAATCAGTTAATACCGTATCATTTTCTAATTTGACAGAACAGGTGATGGGATGGAAGGATGTCGCATAAGTTACACTATATGAGTTTTGGAAAAGGAGTATGGAATTGCCATAGATGAAGATATTAAAGTAttgaaaatactaaatatttagatattttgcaACTTGTAACATTTGACTTTCCTTATTAGTTGCTTACTAGTTTTGTATATCACATTGACCCAAACCTTATTAATCACAATTCATTAAGTAGGTCACCCAgtgctttcattattatttattcgGTAACCATAGCTGTTGGCAACTGGTGACTTTTtcggtgggagggagggagggaggatacAAAGAAAGATGATAAGAAATTTGAAACTAAGGGATAGAATAAAATTATGACAGTTAAAAGCAGGTCCCATCAAAGACATGATGGTAAGTTagaacacctttcttttcttggaaaaaCAACATCCAGTTTTTATTCTTGGATATCATTTTTTAAGATGACAAGCATCTCGCTACTTTTTTTGTCAAACTCTAAAATATAGTGTATTAGGTCACGATTTCTCTGAGTTACACTTCAGTCTCCTTGAGGAGATTTAAGAAACGTCTTGGTATCTTCAATATTGTAGTTACAAGCCACCTTAGTTGGTAAAGTTTTGAAATACTGTTCTCAAGTTTTTGGAATATATCTGTTTGAGGAGATTACATCCCACTGTGTGGTCAGGTAAGTATTCATTGGAAACACTTTGGTAAAAATGTCACTTGACTTAAAGTGGAAACGGGATATTGTATTGTAACCTTTATGAGTCCTGTTCTCTGACAGTTTTTGATACCATTTTATAACTCACATAgtagatacatttttaaagctataaaaCAAGTTTGTGGCATTCCTTTTGACTGCCtgatgagttgtttttttttacttGCCTACATTCTCCCTCATTATCTACTAAGTACCTTTTATGTATTCAGTACTGTAGCCACTAGTGACACAAAGTATGTACCTCAGAATAACTACTCTATGGTCATgccaaaagctagaaataattcaaatgtctATTAAGATTAGAATAGATAAACtgtagtatatttatataatatgtgaaaggaaaatagacctcaggaccccaaaatcactaagccaagggaaaagtcaagctgggaactacaTCAGGCAAACCTTACTCCTatattattcctaaataagatggctGAAAAGATGAAAGCTATATACCTCCttcacaatttgcccacaaggaaattccttgtgatCCTCACGATCTTTACCCTAAAACTAACTTCTGTTGAATTTCACTCTGACATTTAAACAGATAGCTTATGTTCATAGGTGCTGGACAGAAAGCCATCcctctgggctgggcgtggtggctcacacctgtaattccagcattttgggaggccaaggtgggcagatcacttgaggccaggaactggagatcagcctgtccaacatggtgaaactctgtctctacaaaaaatagaaaaattagctgggtatgttggcacatgcctgtagtcccagctacttgggaggctgaggcatgagaatcgcttcaacctgggaagctgaggtttcagtgagtggagatggtgccactgcaatacagcctgggcgacaaaggagagactgtctcaaataccCCTGCCCGCAAAAAGGAAGTCATCCCTCTGCTAACCTCAGACAGATGCACATCTGATTacttcctctgccctattgtttatgtGAAAATGcggattcactgagccagactaaattgtgtattcagtagAAGGCTGATCAGgtactcaaaagaatgcaaccttttgtcttatctacctatgacctggaaaaCCTCGCCTACATCtacctcctgccccctccccaccaccaccctgcCCCCCAAAAGTTTAGAGTTGTCTTACCTCGGTCAGAACcagtgtacatcttacacatattgattgatgtcccatgtctccccaaaatgtataaaagtaaGTCATACCCCGACCACTTTGGGCACGTGTGGTAAGAACCTCCTGAGTCTGTGTCTTGGGCGCATTCTTAACCTCGacaaaataaacattctaaattGGTTGCGATGAGACCTGTCTCATATTTTGGGTTCACAAATAGAATACAGCAATGAGAATAATGGGCTATTTAGACTCTGATTACACATAACACTAATGGATGTTAATAAAATTGAAACCAGACACACAATATATagtattcaatttatataaagttcaaaagtaATGTTGTGTATTAGAAGTCAAGAAGTTACTTTTacttgagggtttttttgtttttgtttttgtttttttgagacggagtcttgttctgttgcccaggctatagtgcagtggggtgatctcggctcactgcaagctccacctcccgggttcacgccattctcctgcctcagcctccaagtagctgggactacaggcgcccgccaccacgcccagctaattttttgtatttttagtagagacagggtttcgccgtgttagtcAGGGtgggcttgatctcctgacctcgtgatccaccagcctcggactcccaaagtgctgggattacaggcgtgagccaccgcacccggcctacttgAGGGGTTTTGACTGAAAGGTGACAGAGAATCTTGTGAAGTTCAGgttatgttctgtttcttgatttggGTGCTATTTACTAGAATGCATTTACCTTGTGAAAATTCATTGAACTGTAACTtatattttgtatccttttttgAATGTAGTCTTGTATCAACAAGAATGTTTAAGTAGGGCAAGAAAAGCTTATTGGCAGAGAAGAGATTACTCAGGAGGTAAAAGAGTAAGAGGAGAAGAGTGACAGAACCTTGGGGAACAGAAAAACCACACAGACATTTGTATTTCCCTCCCCATTTTTCTTAGGACCCTTTCCAGCTTTTTGCCTGAAAGCTTTGCAGAAGGTAAGAATAATGTTAAGAATAAAATTTCTGTTAGAGAGTGGGATTGCTCTTGTAGCATTTCTGCATAGAGGCTGTTTCCAAAGGGACACTTGGACTATATTTATTCTTAGATTTTGAAAAAGTTAAGAGTTGCAGAATGAAGAAGCATGTGATGCAAAAGACGACCTGGAGGCAGGAGATGGTGCAAAATACAGAGCAGCATTTTTTCTAAGCTTTCCTATTGTATTGGAGCACAGTAAATATACTGTAATTATGCCATTGTCTCTCAGTGATATATACTGAAATGATGTGCTTTGTGAATTATTTGGtttgaaaaggagggaaaaatgaaaggaattccATACTGATCATTTCCTGAAAGAGTGGTTTTAGAAATGGGGAAGTGGCCAGGCggggcggctcacgcctataatccgaagcactttgggaggccgaggtgggtggatcatttggggtccggagttcgagaccggcctggccagcatggtgaaatcctgcctctactaaaaatacaaacattagcggggcatggtcgtgggcacctgtagtctcaggtagttaggaggctgagatatgataatcgtttgaagccaggaggcagaggttgcagtgagctgagatagctccactgtactccagcctgggcaatagggtgaaactatatctcaaaaaaaaaaaaaatggggaagtATTCCCAGTTCCACAGCAGGGTCCATTACTACAGCCTATTGACACATAATGAGTGCCTATTCATCTATACTACTGCAtacttatttctcttttccaGAAATGGCAAAAAGTCTTTTGAAGACATCCTCTCTGTCTGGAAGGACAAAATTGCTACATCAAACAGGATTGTCACTTTATAGTACATCCCATGGATTTTATGaggaagaagtgaaaaaaaaacttcagcagTTTCCTGGTGGATCCATTGACCTTCAGAAGGAAGACAGTGGCATTGGCATTCTTACTCTGAACAATCCAAGTAAAATGAATGCCTTCTCAGGTATTAGGGATCTTTTTATTCCTGAAGAATGACACTAAATCTAACCTGTTATCACATGTTTTTTATCCTTGGTCTGGTGACAGAATGTTTTAAAGTCCTGGTACTCTTGGTAgaacatgagaaaaataacaaaaacaacaactctGTAATATGAACCAGAAAcactttaagtaatttttaataattatggaTATTTGAATGCTTTCAGAAAACTCAttaatacagataaaataaaaaggaaacctaAATTAATCTTGATTATATTTTCCATTGAAATTCATTAACTGTAATAACTTCTTTGTTTTCAGCTAATTCTAGGAAACAAGGAGGAAGAGGTTTCAGAGTTCTGAAACTAAAGAGAAAAGCCTGTTAATGAAAAGAATTATTtagcttaatttttttgtatgaattgagataAAATCATTGTtagtttttaaccttttaattcAATGGTTACAGAAGAAACACGGCACTTGTCTGGCTGTGGACTCTTCCCTAACTCTTAGATACTCGTGAATGCCTTCTATTTTCTAGTCAACACTCTTAGCATataagcattttatatttaagaGAACTGAAGACGCAGGACATGTGGTACTTTGTAATTGTTGCTGAAGTTCAAATTTGAATTCTGCTACAAGTATGTTATGCAAGAGCTGATGAGTAGCCTTGTTGAATATTCACCACTCCTATTTTCAAGTTGATTTTACTAATCTCCCCTTTTCAGTTATGCACTTCTTGATTATAATCTTTAG
This is a stretch of genomic DNA from Rhinopithecus roxellana isolate Shanxi Qingling chromosome 4, ASM756505v1, whole genome shotgun sequence. It encodes these proteins:
- the ECHDC1 gene encoding ethylmalonyl-CoA decarboxylase isoform X3; the protein is MALRQEMAKSLLKTSSLSGRTKLLHQTGLSLYSTSHGFYEEEVKKKLQQFPGGSIDLQKEDSGIGILTLNNPSKMNAFSGVMMLQLLEKVIELENWTEGKGLIVRGAKNTFSSGSDLNAVKSLGTPETSYNKCCAGSRLGIGWRSRIYHSM
- the ECHDC1 gene encoding ethylmalonyl-CoA decarboxylase isoform X4; the protein is MAKSLLKTSSLSGRTKLLHQTGLSLYSTSHGFYEEEVKKKLQQFPGGSIDLQKEDSGIGILTLNNPSKMNAFSGVMMLQLLEKVIELENWTEGKGLIVRGAKNTFSSGSDLNAVKSLGTPETSYNKCCAGSRLGIGWRSRIYHSM